In uncultured Bacteroides sp., the following proteins share a genomic window:
- a CDS encoding ABC transporter ATP-binding protein has protein sequence MIEIKGLYKSFEDKEILKNIDASFENGKTNLIIGQSGSGKTVLMKCIVGLLDPSKGELLYDNRNFLRMSKKEKKILRREMGMIFQSAALFDSMSVLENVMFPLNMFSNDTLRARQKRALFCLERVNLSEAKDKFPGEISGGMQKRVAIARAISLQPQYLFCDEPNSGLDPKTSLLIDELIQDITKEYNMTTIINTHDMNSVMGIGEKIIYIYEGKKEWEGTKDDIFTSQNTRLNNFVFASDLFRKVKEAEIQNMEG, from the coding sequence ATGATCGAAATAAAAGGACTCTATAAATCGTTTGAAGATAAAGAGATTTTAAAAAATATCGATGCTAGTTTCGAGAATGGAAAAACGAACTTAATAATTGGCCAAAGTGGCTCAGGAAAGACCGTTTTAATGAAATGCATTGTAGGCTTACTTGATCCAAGCAAAGGTGAACTGCTCTATGATAACCGTAATTTCTTACGTATGAGCAAAAAAGAAAAGAAAATCTTACGCAGAGAAATGGGTATGATTTTTCAAAGTGCCGCTTTGTTTGATTCAATGAGTGTACTTGAGAATGTAATGTTCCCCTTAAACATGTTTAGTAACGACACACTCAGAGCACGCCAAAAGAGAGCACTATTTTGTTTAGAACGGGTAAACCTTAGCGAAGCCAAAGATAAATTCCCAGGAGAGATTAGTGGAGGTATGCAAAAACGCGTAGCCATAGCTAGAGCTATCTCTCTCCAACCTCAATATTTGTTTTGCGACGAACCTAACTCAGGCTTAGACCCCAAAACATCATTACTTATTGATGAACTAATACAAGACATTACAAAAGAGTATAATATGACCACCATTATCAATACCCACGATATGAATTCTGTTATGGGAATTGGTGAGAAGATTATATATATCTATGAAGGGAAAAAAGAGTGGGAAGGAACAAAAGATGATATATTTACCTCTCAAAACACACGTTTGAATAATTTCGTCTTTGCGTCTGACCTTTTCAGAAAAGTAAAAGAAGCCGAAATACAAAAT
- a CDS encoding ABC transporter permease yields MIRALRTVGRYVVLMNKAFSRPEKMRMFFKQYIKEIEQLGVNSIGIVLLISFFIGAVITIQIKLNIESPWMPRWTVGYVTREILLLEFSSSIMCLILAGKVGSNIASELGTMRITQQIDALEIMGVNSANYLIFPKIAALVTIIPILVTFSIFAGIIGAFATCWLGGIMMASDLEYGLQYMFVEWFVWCGIIKSLFFAFIIASVSAFFGYTVEGGSIEVGKASTDAVVTSSVLILFADLVLTKLLMG; encoded by the coding sequence ATGATTAGAGCATTAAGAACTGTAGGAAGATACGTAGTCCTTATGAACAAAGCTTTTTCTCGCCCTGAGAAAATGCGCATGTTCTTCAAACAATATATTAAAGAGATAGAGCAATTAGGAGTAAATTCTATTGGGATCGTACTACTTATCTCATTTTTTATCGGAGCTGTTATAACGATACAAATAAAACTTAATATAGAAAGTCCGTGGATGCCTCGGTGGACTGTAGGATATGTCACCCGTGAAATTTTATTGCTCGAATTTTCATCTTCTATCATGTGTCTTATATTGGCTGGTAAAGTCGGATCAAATATTGCTTCAGAGTTGGGAACTATGCGGATAACGCAACAAATTGACGCATTGGAAATCATGGGCGTTAACTCAGCTAACTATCTTATTTTTCCTAAAATAGCAGCTTTAGTTACCATTATTCCTATTCTTGTTACATTTAGTATTTTCGCAGGTATCATAGGAGCTTTTGCCACTTGTTGGCTTGGAGGGATAATGATGGCTAGTGATTTAGAATACGGTTTGCAATACATGTTTGTGGAATGGTTTGTATGGTGCGGAATCATTAAATCGCTCTTTTTCGCTTTCATTATCGCCAGCGTATCCGCTTTTTTCGGATATACAGTTGAAGGGGGTTCAATAGAAGTGGGTAAAGCGTCTACTGATGCCGTGGTAACAAGCAGTGTACTTATTTTATTCGCCGATTTGGTACTAACTAAACTTTTAATGGGATGA